CTACTGCACGGAGTGTGAGGATGGAGGTGGCCCCGATGAAAGAACTCATCGAATATATCGCGAAGTCGCTGGTGGACAAGCCGGAATCGGTGTCGGTCCGGGAGACCGAGGGGGAGAAGACGACGATCATCGAGCTTCGCGTCGCGCAGGACGACCTGGGCAAGGTGATCGGAAAACAGGGGCGGACCGCGCGGTCGATGCGGACGATTTTGAACGCCGCAGGAACCAAATTGGGCAAGCGATGCGTTCTGGAGATCCTCGAGTGAGGACCGGGTGTCGGCCGACGACTGGGTCGTGATCGGGCAGATCACGAAACCGTTCGGGATCAAGGGCGGGCTGAAGATCCGGCCCCTGACCGACGATCCGGGTCGGTTTCAACGGCTCCCGGAAGCCGTGCTGGAGGCCGCCGACGGAACGCGACAAACCTGCACGATCGCCGAAGCCCGCACCGACCGGGAATCCGTGATCCTTTTCTGTCGAGAGATCGGGACCGTCGAAGAAGTCGAGCGCTTTGTGGGGGGGACGGTTCGAATTCCCCGTTCCGCGATGATTCCGCTTCCCCCCGGCTCCTACTTCCAGCACGATCTGGTCGGGCTTCGGGTGTACCTGGAAGACGGCCGCTATCTCGGCGAGATCCGGGAGATCTGGCCGACCGGGGGCAACGACGTGCTGGTCGTACGGGACGGCGAACGGGAACGGCTGATTCCGGCCGTCAAAGCGATCGTGGCCGAAGTCGACCTGACGGAAAAGCGGATGGTTCTTCGTTATATGGAAGGATTGCTTGATTTATGATGAAGTGTGATATTATAACCCTTTTT
The window above is part of the Nitrospiria bacterium genome. Proteins encoded here:
- the rimM gene encoding ribosome maturation factor RimM (Essential for efficient processing of 16S rRNA) codes for the protein MSADDWVVIGQITKPFGIKGGLKIRPLTDDPGRFQRLPEAVLEAADGTRQTCTIAEARTDRESVILFCREIGTVEEVERFVGGTVRIPRSAMIPLPPGSYFQHDLVGLRVYLEDGRYLGEIREIWPTGGNDVLVVRDGERERLIPAVKAIVAEVDLTEKRMVLRYMEGLLDL
- a CDS encoding KH domain-containing protein, encoding MKELIEYIAKSLVDKPESVSVRETEGEKTTIIELRVAQDDLGKVIGKQGRTARSMRTILNAAGTKLGKRCVLEILE